A region from the Canis aureus isolate CA01 chromosome 8, VMU_Caureus_v.1.0, whole genome shotgun sequence genome encodes:
- the BCL10 gene encoding B-cell lymphoma/leukemia 10 has protein sequence MEPAAPSLTEEDLTEVKKDALENLRVYLCEKIIAERHFDHLRAKKILSREDTEEISCRTSSRKRAGKLLDYLQENPKGLDTLVESIRREKTQNFLIQKITDEVLKLRNIKLEHLKGLKCSSCEPFPDGATNNFSRSNSDESNFSEKLRASTVIYHPEGESSTAPFFSTESSLNLPVLEVGRTENPTFSSTTLPRPGDPGAPPLPPELQLEDGGTCGNSSEMFLPLRSRAVSHQ, from the exons ATGGAGCCCGCTGCGCCGTCCCTCACCGAGGAGGACCTGACCGAAGTGAAGAAGGAC GCTTTAGAAAATCTGCGTGTATACCTGTgtgaaaaaatcatagctgagagaCATTTTGATCACTTACGTGCAAAAAAAATACTCAGtagagaagacactgaagaaattTCTTGCCGAACATCAAGCAGGAAAAGGGCCGGAAAATTGTTAGACTATTTACAAGAAAACCCCAAAGGACTAGATACACTGGTTGAATCTATTCGGCGAGAAAAAACACAGAACTTCCTGATTCAGAAGATTACAGATGAAGTGCTGAAACTTAGAAATATAAAACTAGAACATCTGAAAG GACTGAAATGTAGCAGCTGTGAACCTTTTCCAGATGGAGCCACAAACAACTTCTCTAGATCAAATTCAGATGAAAGTAATTTCTCTGAAAAACTGAGAGCATCCACTGTCATATACCATCCAGAAGGAGAATCCAGCACAGCCCCTTTTTTTTCTACTGAGTCTTCACTGAATTTGCCTGTCCTAGAAGTTGGCAGAACTGAAAATCCCACCTTCTCTTCAACTACACTTCCCaggcctggggaccctggggctcCTCCTTTGCCACCAGAGCTGCAGTTAGAAGATGGAGGAACTTGTGGAAACTCTAGTGAGATGTTTCTTCCCTTGAGGTCACGTGCTGTTTCGCATCAATGA